The window AGGTTAAACATAGAGCTTGTCAAACGGACTTATCTTTTTCACTCCTCGGGAGAGCATTAATTTCCATTGAGAAATACGTCGCAAGAGTTTGCTGGATGCTGCGGTTATAAAAACACGAAAAATGACATGCATCACGTTTCGAAATTTATACCAGCATATTTATTTCCAATTTGAACTAGAAATCAAATATTACATATCAAATTTCTGCCGCAACGAATAACCATAACATTATTTTGATTACTGGCACTTGTTAACACCTATTTTGGCGCTCTGTTAATAGAAACCTTAAAAAACTCCGACTATGATGCGGTCGTATAGCGCGGCCCGCAGTATTCGCTGTCATTTTATTAATACTAAAGTTTGTAAAATGCACATGTCGAAGCTGTCTGTACAAGCTGTCTTTAATAGCAAGCACACTCTAATTCACAGCGTAGGCCGCTCAATCGTTTGCAGACCAAGTTTCGACGAATCAAATCTATCACCCCCTTAAAACGCCTCTAACTAGAGCATAAGAACGAGGACACTCACCATGCCTTTATCTACCAAACAGCTCCTGCGCGCACTCTGTTGCGCAGCGACACTACCCGTTGTTACGGCCATCGCGCCCCCGGTACACGCCCAATTTAAAATGGAAAATCTCGACCGCGGCGCTTTGGCCGCCGTCAGGGACGATGGCAGTGTACTGGTGAGTTGGCGCTGGCTCGGGCAGGACCCGGACGATACCGCCTTTAATTTGTATCGCAACGGTACGAAATTAAATGTGAACCCAATTACAGGTCAAACCAATTGGGTCGATGCCAATGGCTCTGCAAATAGTACCTACGAGCTTGAGCCGGTGATCAACGGCGCAGCGCAAAACAAGTCGCCCGTAACCGTATGGAACAGTACGTTGAAGCGTATTCCACTGCAACGTCCGGCGGGAGGCAGCAACCAAAGTGGCAGCTACAGCTATAGCCCGAACGATTTGAGCGTGGGCGACCTGGATGGGGATGGGCAGTATGAGGTCCTGGTAAAATGGGATCCATCAAACGCAAAAGACAACTCGCAAAGCGGCTACACTGGCAACGTTTATATAGATGCTTACGAGCTCGATGGGTCGTTCTTATGGCGGATCGACCTCGGCAGAAATATTCGTGCAGGTGCGCATTACACCCAATTTATGGTGTACGACTTTGATAGCGACGGCCGCGCAGAACTCGCCGTGAAAACCGCGGACGGCACTCGCGATGGGCTCGGCAATACTATCGGCGACCCCAATGCGGACTACCGCAACAGCGGCGGCTACATTCTCTCTGGCCCTGAATACCTTACCATGTTCAATGGTGAAACCGGGGCCGCCATGCAAACCATCGATTATGTTCCCGCTCGCGGCAGCGTTTCCAGCTGGGGAGACAATTACGGCAATCGCGTCGACCGCTTCCTCGGTGGCGTCGCTTACCTGGACGGCCAAAATCCAAGCCTGATCATGTCGCGCGGCTACTATACGCGTACAGTAGTGGCCGCCTGGGACTGGTACAACAACCAATTTCATCAGCGCTGGGTTTTCGATTCCAACAATGCAGGCAGCGCAACACGAGGGCAAGGTGCTCACAGTTTGACGATTGGTGACGTGGACAGCGACGGCCGACAAGAAATTGTATTCGGTGCTATGACCATCGACGACAACGGTACCGTGTTAAGCAACACCGGATTATGTCATGGGGACGCGCTCCACCTGTCCGATATGAACCCCAATAATCCAGGGCTGGAAGTGTTCATGGTGCACGAATCCCCCTCGTGTTATAACAATCGCGGTGTAGAAATGCACTCCGCCGATAGCAGCCAGATTTTGTGGAGCTACAGTGGCGACGGCGACGATGTGGGGCGCGGCCTGGCGATGGATATCGACCCGCGTTACCCAGGTTACGAGGCATGGGCCTCACGCGGCGGCCTGTTCAGTGCAACTGGCCAGACTATTTCCTCCAGCCGCCCTTCGCAAATCAACTTCGGTATCTGGTGGGATGGCGATTTGCTGCGTGAAATTCTCGATAGCAATTACATCAACAAGTGGAACTACACCAGTTACAACACGACCCGCTTATTGAGCGGCGGCAACTATAGCGCCAGCTCGAATAACGGCACTAAATCGACCCCTGGGCTTTCTGCAGATATTCTCGGAGACTGGCGCGAAGAGGTGATCTGGCGCAACAGCAACAATTCCGAACTTCTGGTATTTACGACACCCTACGAGAGCAACTACCGCCTGCGCACGCTCATGCACGATCCGCAATACCGTGTCGCAATCGCCTGGCAGAATGTCGGTTACAACCAACCTCCACACCCAGGCTTTTTCCTCGGCGACGGTATGTCATTCCCGCCTCAGCCAAATATTGAAATTGTTGGCGGTGAGCCGCCGGTCGAGCCTACCGGTACCGTTATTCAGGAGTTTGGTACCGGGTTCTGCGCATACGATGGCACCGTCGATGCCAATAACGGGGGATTCAGTGGCGCTGGCTTCACAAATACCGATAATGTTCTCGGCAGTGCAATCGAATGGCAGTTTACCGTGACCAGCGCCGACAACTATCCATTGCGCTGGCGCTACGCTAACGGTGGGGATACTGCCCGAGGCGGGCGCCTACTACTTAACAACGCAAGTATTGAAGAAATCGCATTCTCACCGACATCTTCCTGGACCAGTTGGTCGTCCGACGGCACCAGCGTATGGCTGAGCGCGGGCACCTATCGCGCCCGTCTGGAAGCCACTACATCCAGTGGCCTGGGAAATATTGATTACTTTGCGATCGACAGCGAAGCCGCCATAGCTGCAGACTGTAATCAAGGCACCAGCAGTTCGTCTTCCAGCAGTTCTAGTTCTAGCTCCAGTAGTTCATCGAGCTCCACCAGCAGTTCTTCCAGCTCGAACAGCTCATCGTCTTCCAGCTCGAGCAGTTCATCCAGCAGCTCGTCGAGTTCCAGCAGCAGTTCCAGCTCAGGCGGTACTGGCAGCGATATCACCGCAACAGTTAATATTAATAACGACTGGGGCGGCGGCTACTGCGCCTCTGTACTCCTCGAAAATACAGCGTCCAGCCCTGTGACCTGGGAAGTCGGCGTTGATGTTGAGGGAACGGTGAGCTCGGCCTGGAACGCCGAATGGGAGCAGGTGGGCACTCAACTTCTGTTGTCCGGCGTTAGTTGGAATAGTGTCCTCCAGCCCGGCCAGAGCATTGAGTCCGTTGGTTTTTGTGCGAACCGCTGAGCAAGCACTATAATGCAGTAGTCAGGAGGTGCAATGTTGTCGGGTTAAAACATGGCCATGTGCGAACGGGTAAGGTTCAATTGTTAAACTCTGATTGACACGAGCCCAGCGACAACATCCTCTCAATTTCAATAGCCCGGCGCAGCAGCCGGGCTTTTCATTTCTAGCAACTTCGTTTGCCTCCTTCAATGTGACGATAACCCACAGGCCGAGGCAACCAGGACTTTTTGGAGACTCATCGCATGCTGAAAGCAGGGATATTTCTGGATATGGAAAATCTCAATATGAATGGAGGCTGGGGGATGCGATTCGACGTGATTCGCAAGCTTGTGGAAGCCCAGGGAACAACTGTTCTCCGCGCCAACGTCTATATCGCGGTAGATAATGCGCGGGAAAAATACGATTTCGAGTACCGGGAAAAGGCGCAGGCTCGACGGGACAAAATGCGGCTCGCGGGATTCCATATTGTTGAAAAAGAAATTCGTCGCTTTACCAACGCCGACGGGACTCAGAACATCAAAGCCAATGCTGATCTCGACCTCGCCGTTGATGCCATGCTCCAGGCTGAAAACCTGGACTACATCCTGTTAGGAACGGGCGACGGCGATTTCCTCCGCTTAGTCCGCGCGTTACAAAGCAAAGGTAAGCGTGTGGATGCCGTTGCAATACACAATGTCAGCGGTGAACTGCGGCGAGAGGTCGACTATTATTTTCATGGCGCGACCATTCCCGGATTACTGCCGATAAAAAATGATCCGAAAAAAATCCGCCATCGCGGTGTGCTGGACTATGTCAATGAAGAAAAAGGTTTTGGTTTCTTATCGATAAGAACCGGCTACCAGTTGACCGATATCGAGTCCGGCATTTTTTGCCATATTTCTCAACTAACAGAAGACGGAATGGGCGTGAGCAACGACCGTTTTTCTGCGTTGGCCTCGAACAATGCGGTTATTGAATTTGACAAGATAAAATCGGAACGCGGCGGGTTCCAGGCAGAAAATGCACTTGTCTACAAGTGAATGAGCGAGTGTAAGTGAATAAAACAATTAGCGCGCAAATTAATCAACGAGGAAACAGGTGCACTATTGCACCTGTTTGCCTGGGTAGCTTATTTATACGCTCTGCACCACGTTCTAATACTTCTTAACCACCAGTGATTCTACGCCGGTAAGTTCGCCTTCAGGTACATTTTGCCAGACGT of the Teredinibacter turnerae T7901 genome contains:
- a CDS encoding NYN domain-containing protein codes for the protein MLKAGIFLDMENLNMNGGWGMRFDVIRKLVEAQGTTVLRANVYIAVDNAREKYDFEYREKAQARRDKMRLAGFHIVEKEIRRFTNADGTQNIKANADLDLAVDAMLQAENLDYILLGTGDGDFLRLVRALQSKGKRVDAVAIHNVSGELRREVDYYFHGATIPGLLPIKNDPKKIRHRGVLDYVNEEKGFGFLSIRTGYQLTDIESGIFCHISQLTEDGMGVSNDRFSALASNNAVIEFDKIKSERGGFQAENALVYK
- a CDS encoding cellulose binding domain-containing protein, whose translation is MPLSTKQLLRALCCAATLPVVTAIAPPVHAQFKMENLDRGALAAVRDDGSVLVSWRWLGQDPDDTAFNLYRNGTKLNVNPITGQTNWVDANGSANSTYELEPVINGAAQNKSPVTVWNSTLKRIPLQRPAGGSNQSGSYSYSPNDLSVGDLDGDGQYEVLVKWDPSNAKDNSQSGYTGNVYIDAYELDGSFLWRIDLGRNIRAGAHYTQFMVYDFDSDGRAELAVKTADGTRDGLGNTIGDPNADYRNSGGYILSGPEYLTMFNGETGAAMQTIDYVPARGSVSSWGDNYGNRVDRFLGGVAYLDGQNPSLIMSRGYYTRTVVAAWDWYNNQFHQRWVFDSNNAGSATRGQGAHSLTIGDVDSDGRQEIVFGAMTIDDNGTVLSNTGLCHGDALHLSDMNPNNPGLEVFMVHESPSCYNNRGVEMHSADSSQILWSYSGDGDDVGRGLAMDIDPRYPGYEAWASRGGLFSATGQTISSSRPSQINFGIWWDGDLLREILDSNYINKWNYTSYNTTRLLSGGNYSASSNNGTKSTPGLSADILGDWREEVIWRNSNNSELLVFTTPYESNYRLRTLMHDPQYRVAIAWQNVGYNQPPHPGFFLGDGMSFPPQPNIEIVGGEPPVEPTGTVIQEFGTGFCAYDGTVDANNGGFSGAGFTNTDNVLGSAIEWQFTVTSADNYPLRWRYANGGDTARGGRLLLNNASIEEIAFSPTSSWTSWSSDGTSVWLSAGTYRARLEATTSSGLGNIDYFAIDSEAAIAADCNQGTSSSSSSSSSSSSSSSSSSTSSSSSSNSSSSSSSSSSSSSSSSSSSSSSSGGTGSDITATVNINNDWGGGYCASVLLENTASSPVTWEVGVDVEGTVSSAWNAEWEQVGTQLLLSGVSWNSVLQPGQSIESVGFCANR